The Miscanthus floridulus cultivar M001 chromosome 7, ASM1932011v1, whole genome shotgun sequence genome includes a region encoding these proteins:
- the LOC136466624 gene encoding probable histone acetyltransferase HAC-like 1 isoform X3 codes for MGREQMSTEWGKRLPELAKRLEDILYRTFPNKNDYYNMMKGPIEPQLEFAIKTLVDQHQQYQQNLQLPTQTPSSSSSNQNDYKCYDLGTA; via the exons ATGGGAAGGGAACAGATGTCAACTGAGTGGGGGAAGCGGTTGCCAGAACTGGCAAAGCGGCTTGAGGACATCTTGTACAGAACATTCCCAAACAAG AATGACTACTACAATATGATGAAGGGACCAATTGAGCCACAGTTGGAGTTTGCTATTAAGACCTTGGTTGATCAGCACCAGCAATATCAACAAAACCTACAGCTGCCAACGCAGACACCATCTTCATCCAGCTCAAATCAG AATGACTACAAGTGCTATGATCTAGGGACAGCCTGA
- the LOC136466624 gene encoding probable histone acetyltransferase HAC-like 1 isoform X1: MGREQMSTEWGKRLPELAKRLEDILYRTFPNKNDYYNMMKGPIEPQLEFAIKTLVDQHQQYQQNLQLPTQTPSSSSSNQDAHLDGLSKLFVASLRLQFASTHAEERD, translated from the exons ATGGGAAGGGAACAGATGTCAACTGAGTGGGGGAAGCGGTTGCCAGAACTGGCAAAGCGGCTTGAGGACATCTTGTACAGAACATTCCCAAACAAG AATGACTACTACAATATGATGAAGGGACCAATTGAGCCACAGTTGGAGTTTGCTATTAAGACCTTGGTTGATCAGCACCAGCAATATCAACAAAACCTACAGCTGCCAACGCAGACACCATCTTCATCCAGCTCAAATCAG GATGCGCATCTTGATGGTCTATCTAAGCTGTTTGTTGCATCCCTCCGCCTCCAGTTTGCATCCACACATGCTGAAGAGCGGGATTAA
- the LOC136466624 gene encoding probable histone acetyltransferase HAC-like 1 isoform X2: MGREQMSTEWGKRLPELAKRLEDILYRTFPNKNDYYNMMKGPIEPQLEFAIKTLVDQHQQYQQNLQLPTQTPSSSSSNQWHGDSTCQALKSEYVGKMGMTYGSAQR, translated from the exons ATGGGAAGGGAACAGATGTCAACTGAGTGGGGGAAGCGGTTGCCAGAACTGGCAAAGCGGCTTGAGGACATCTTGTACAGAACATTCCCAAACAAG AATGACTACTACAATATGATGAAGGGACCAATTGAGCCACAGTTGGAGTTTGCTATTAAGACCTTGGTTGATCAGCACCAGCAATATCAACAAAACCTACAGCTGCCAACGCAGACACCATCTTCATCCAGCTCAAATCAG TGGCATGGCGATTCAACTTGTCAAGCTCTGAAGTCTGAATATGTTGGCAAGATGGGGATGACATACGGATCTGCGCAGCGGTAG